The proteins below come from a single Deinococcus fonticola genomic window:
- a CDS encoding DUF4129 domain-containing protein, whose product MTFSPSSGPSPGRPPDRAQRDWLRDWLGALRRFGVAALPLALAGILPWWALLLLCLVFGASAASERGGEARLLLGLLVVGAAVLPEVLRILSAGTGALDLYRQVRWEYLLALLNVALLHWAANMLAGGSRKGLLLTAGVALMAPHPLSVVALAGGALFRESPDDRPLYREPEGPAAETNHRLYGAWLVAGLVAVLGFSFLLPRGNGGATQAPVAQSSPLPQQPPVKREEPTQGAAAEATGGKAGGVAYTLEKSRGFSMPPLELPLLLGALLLLALGYRLLGLRGGQRRKPTLLELLMAAAILLNVALFFIFSSSPDAGVPAVDGASGGDLGSALKLRKEAFEQIRSVPMVMDAVSLFFWIVLAIQAVVVVLAVRWALRQPQEKNLELEPQEATADSMPVPADALSGHRVRLAYRSALEALTQHGWARLGSETPARYAARVSAAQAAFAPALGLLTALYQPVRYGGRVSEHDAAQAEQAARELTDLAARYPFNEPNEPQEQNLSQELT is encoded by the coding sequence ATGACCTTTTCCCCCTCTTCTGGCCCATCACCCGGGAGGCCGCCTGACCGGGCGCAACGTGACTGGCTGCGTGACTGGCTGGGGGCGCTGCGCCGGTTCGGGGTGGCGGCTTTGCCGTTGGCCCTGGCCGGAATACTGCCGTGGTGGGCGCTGCTGCTGCTGTGCCTGGTGTTCGGGGCCAGTGCCGCCAGTGAACGCGGCGGCGAAGCGCGGCTGCTGCTGGGACTGCTGGTGGTCGGCGCAGCGGTTCTTCCCGAAGTGCTCCGAATCCTCTCCGCCGGTACGGGCGCCCTCGATCTTTACCGGCAGGTGCGCTGGGAGTACCTGCTGGCCCTCCTGAACGTGGCGTTGCTGCACTGGGCGGCAAACATGCTGGCCGGCGGCAGCCGGAAGGGACTGCTGTTAACGGCCGGAGTGGCGCTGATGGCGCCTCATCCGCTGTCGGTGGTGGCCTTGGCAGGCGGGGCACTTTTCAGAGAGAGTCCGGATGACCGGCCGCTGTACCGCGAGCCCGAAGGGCCGGCAGCGGAGACGAATCACCGGCTTTACGGGGCCTGGCTGGTGGCCGGCCTGGTGGCGGTGCTCGGCTTCTCTTTCCTGTTGCCCCGGGGAAATGGTGGGGCGACCCAGGCACCTGTGGCCCAGTCCTCGCCGCTGCCTCAGCAACCTCCAGTGAAACGCGAGGAGCCCACCCAGGGCGCGGCAGCGGAGGCCACTGGGGGAAAGGCCGGTGGTGTGGCCTACACGCTGGAGAAAAGCCGGGGCTTCTCCATGCCGCCGCTGGAATTGCCCCTGCTGCTGGGCGCCCTGCTGCTGTTGGCGCTGGGTTACCGCCTGCTCGGCTTACGGGGTGGCCAGCGGCGGAAGCCGACCCTGCTGGAACTGCTGATGGCGGCGGCCATCCTGTTGAATGTGGCCCTGTTTTTCATCTTTTCCAGTTCACCGGATGCCGGGGTGCCCGCAGTGGACGGCGCCTCCGGAGGCGATCTGGGTTCAGCATTGAAGCTGCGGAAGGAGGCTTTCGAGCAGATCCGCTCTGTGCCCATGGTGATGGACGCCGTCAGTCTCTTCTTCTGGATCGTGCTGGCCATTCAGGCGGTGGTGGTCGTTCTGGCAGTGCGCTGGGCCTTACGCCAGCCGCAGGAAAAAAACCTGGAGCTGGAACCGCAAGAGGCCACGGCGGACAGCATGCCGGTGCCGGCAGACGCCCTGAGCGGGCACCGGGTGCGCCTGGCCTACCGCTCGGCGCTGGAGGCCCTCACGCAGCACGGCTGGGCGCGGCTGGGCAGTGAAACCCCGGCCCGCTATGCCGCGCGGGTGAGCGCGGCTCAGGCGGCCTTCGCCCCGGCACTGGGCCTGCTGACGGCGCTGTACCAGCCGGTGCGGTACGGTGGGCGCGTCAGCGAGCACGACGCGGCGCAGGCCGAACAGGCGGCGCGCGAACTGACCGACCTGGCCGCCCGTTACCCCTTCAATGAACCTAACGAACCGCAGGAACAGAACCTTTCTCAGGAGTTGACATGA
- a CDS encoding lipocalin family protein, with amino-acid sequence MKPLLICTALLLAGCAPRLQPSFNKDIQPSATDFGPHGDFMEWWYVSGYLPEQKLAFHWAEFKVAPPEIPTDVFFSHIAVTDLNTGKVTFIEKNASPNPWTGKASFPPLKLRDGEWTFEQVGNDFKLNAGPLVLNFVPQKPPVIHPPGYSGVPELTGAMYYQSITRLGLSGTINNKPVQGVAWLDHQWGGMQAGKQARWDWMSVHMGNGDDLMLYRVTTMDGQPVQTFGSIVDKAGVARAATNVSMMPGRIWTSATGRQYVLSWQVKADEFDLNVNAVNDPQELLSYGTRVAYWEGPIQVQGTWQGQKATGQGMMELVAGELK; translated from the coding sequence ATGAAACCGCTGCTGATCTGCACGGCCTTGCTGCTGGCCGGGTGTGCGCCTCGCCTTCAGCCTTCCTTCAACAAGGACATTCAACCGTCGGCCACGGATTTCGGCCCGCACGGCGATTTCATGGAATGGTGGTATGTCAGCGGTTACCTGCCCGAGCAGAAGCTGGCGTTCCACTGGGCAGAATTCAAGGTCGCCCCGCCGGAAATCCCGACGGACGTGTTCTTCTCGCATATCGCCGTGACGGATCTGAACACGGGCAAGGTCACGTTCATCGAGAAAAATGCCTCCCCGAACCCCTGGACGGGCAAGGCCTCCTTTCCGCCCCTGAAATTGCGTGACGGCGAGTGGACATTCGAGCAGGTGGGCAACGACTTCAAGCTCAATGCCGGGCCGCTCGTGCTGAACTTCGTGCCGCAGAAACCCCCGGTCATCCACCCGCCCGGTTACAGCGGCGTGCCGGAACTCACGGGGGCCATGTACTACCAGAGCATCACGCGCCTGGGCCTCAGCGGCACCATCAACAACAAACCCGTACAGGGCGTGGCGTGGCTGGATCACCAATGGGGCGGCATGCAGGCCGGTAAACAGGCGCGCTGGGACTGGATGAGCGTTCACATGGGCAACGGCGACGACCTGATGCTGTACCGCGTGACCACCATGGACGGCCAGCCGGTGCAGACCTTCGGCAGCATCGTCGATAAGGCGGGCGTGGCCCGCGCCGCCACGAATGTCAGCATGATGCCGGGCCGCATCTGGACGAGCGCAACTGGCCGGCAGTACGTCCTGTCATGGCAGGTGAAAGCCGACGAGTTCGACCTGAACGTGAACGCCGTGAACGACCCGCAGGAACTCCTGAGTTACGGCACCCGCGTGGCCTACTGGGAAGGCCCAATTCAAGTCCAGGGAACCTGGCAAGGGCAGAAAGCCACCGGCCAGGGCATGATGGAACTCGTCGCAGGCGAACTGAAGTAA
- a CDS encoding LysR family transcriptional regulator codes for MTRSRQGSPPTLAQLRALIAVADAGGFCEAAAELNVSQSTLSEAVGKLEDGVGRPLLRRTPAGTVLTPAGIRVLTHARTAVQAACDVLLAAQEDEALSGVLRVASFRSTATHLLPPVLARFRALHPGVTVKMQDGEVAGGGEVQVLSGQADLALVVADEVPGLHLTSLLLDEYLFIAPQARGEHPVTLAELDGLPLLLPPGVNSCNRRVRGFFTEGRLHLNVLEELDEDSVILGMVAHGLGHTIMPRLAAFPFPPGLVALPLPEPLSRPLALAVQPHRAHLPVVKAFTELLVQTLRDSAGVTLLPTRTGQVAHLN; via the coding sequence ATGACGCGCTCCCGCCAGGGTTCACCGCCCACACTGGCCCAACTCCGCGCCCTGATTGCTGTGGCGGACGCCGGAGGCTTCTGCGAGGCCGCCGCCGAATTGAACGTGTCCCAGTCGACCCTGAGTGAAGCAGTCGGCAAACTGGAGGACGGCGTGGGCCGCCCATTGCTGCGCCGCACGCCCGCCGGCACGGTACTGACGCCAGCTGGGATTCGGGTACTGACGCACGCCCGCACCGCCGTGCAGGCCGCCTGCGACGTGCTGCTGGCCGCGCAGGAGGACGAGGCGTTGTCGGGAGTGCTGCGGGTCGCGTCCTTCCGCTCGACCGCCACGCACCTGCTGCCGCCCGTGCTGGCAAGATTTCGCGCCCTGCATCCCGGAGTCACAGTGAAGATGCAGGACGGCGAGGTTGCCGGCGGCGGCGAGGTTCAGGTGCTCAGCGGCCAGGCCGACCTGGCGCTGGTGGTGGCGGACGAGGTGCCGGGCCTGCACCTGACGTCCCTGCTGCTCGACGAGTACCTGTTCATTGCCCCGCAGGCGCGCGGCGAGCACCCGGTCACGCTGGCCGAACTGGACGGCCTGCCGCTGCTGCTGCCGCCCGGCGTCAATTCCTGCAACCGCCGGGTGCGCGGGTTTTTCACCGAGGGGAGATTGCACCTGAACGTCCTGGAGGAACTGGACGAGGACAGCGTCATTCTGGGCATGGTGGCCCATGGTCTGGGGCACACCATCATGCCCAGGCTGGCGGCCTTTCCCTTCCCGCCGGGCCTGGTGGCCCTTCCGCTGCCCGAACCGCTTTCGCGTCCGCTGGCGCTGGCCGTGCAACCTCACCGCGCCCACCTGCCGGTTGTGAAGGCATTTACTGAACTGCTGGTGCAGACGCTCCGGGACAGCGCCGGAGTGACGCTACTGCCCACCAGAACCGGTCAGGTCGCGCACCTGAACTGA
- a CDS encoding AAA family ATPase, with the protein MTTMTEQGVTGPHPRGQVFGQRVLDNVAQVLVGKEAVTRLALAGILAGGHVLLEDAPGTGKTMLARALAASLGLKFTRVQFTPDLLPSDVTGVSIYRPGPASFEFMPGPIFTGLLLADEINRATPKTQSALLEAMGEGQVTESGVTHRLARPFVVIATQNPVEHEGTYRLPEAQLDRFLLKLSVGYPTLEDEVEMLGRLQGQHPIESLGAVTGPEELLAAQRDVRGVFVAADTRRYMASLSAATREHPMVTLGGGPRASLALQGAAQALAWLGGRPFVTPDDVQQAAAGVLPHRLSLKIEARLQGLNGEGVVQEVLTRVPVPVETGAARP; encoded by the coding sequence ATGACGACCATGACAGAGCAGGGAGTAACCGGGCCGCATCCCCGCGGGCAGGTGTTCGGGCAGCGCGTGCTGGACAACGTGGCGCAGGTGCTGGTGGGCAAGGAGGCCGTCACGCGGCTGGCACTGGCGGGCATCCTGGCGGGCGGGCACGTGCTGCTCGAAGACGCCCCCGGCACCGGCAAGACCATGCTGGCCCGCGCCCTGGCGGCCAGTCTGGGCCTGAAGTTCACGCGCGTGCAGTTCACGCCGGACCTGCTGCCCAGCGACGTGACGGGCGTCAGCATCTACCGCCCGGGCCCGGCGTCCTTCGAGTTCATGCCCGGCCCGATTTTCACGGGTCTGCTGCTGGCCGACGAGATCAACCGCGCCACGCCCAAGACCCAGTCGGCGCTGCTGGAGGCCATGGGCGAAGGGCAGGTCACCGAATCCGGCGTGACGCACCGGCTGGCGCGGCCTTTCGTGGTGATCGCCACGCAAAACCCGGTGGAGCACGAGGGCACCTACCGCCTGCCGGAAGCGCAGCTTGACCGTTTCCTGCTGAAACTCTCGGTGGGGTACCCGACCCTGGAGGACGAGGTGGAGATGCTGGGCCGCCTGCAGGGACAGCACCCCATCGAGTCGCTGGGCGCGGTGACAGGCCCGGAGGAACTGCTGGCCGCGCAGCGTGACGTGCGCGGGGTGTTCGTGGCCGCGGACACCCGGCGCTACATGGCGTCCCTGAGCGCCGCCACCCGCGAGCACCCGATGGTGACGCTGGGCGGCGGGCCACGCGCCAGCCTGGCCCTGCAGGGCGCGGCGCAGGCCCTGGCGTGGCTCGGCGGGCGCCCGTTTGTGACGCCGGACGACGTGCAGCAGGCCGCCGCCGGGGTGTTGCCACACCGCCTGTCTCTGAAGATCGAGGCGCGGCTCCAGGGCCTGAACGGCGAGGGCGTGGTGCAGGAGGTGCTGACGCGCGTGCCCGTGCCGGTGGAAACCGGCGCCGCCAGGCCGTGA
- the hisD gene encoding histidinol dehydrogenase produces MQVLQGPDARAALTRNFDQTPVPDAVLARIEQTFGEPLTPTQVVERILADVRARGDDALRDWTAQLDGTRPETLEVTAEEIQAAQIEPALHEAVNLAIRRVRAFYQQQPAHGFLNHGPDGALGQLVRPIGRVGVYVPGGLAPLISTLIHTGVPAQVAGVPEIIVTTPPGKDGSVHPAILVAAREMGITRIFKVGGAQAVGAMAYGTASIPSVDKIAGPGNLFVVIAKRLVYGQTGIESLPGPTETLVVADDTADARHVAADLLAQAEHNGAEPVLVSTSREKLLEVQAELGQQLENLPEPNRSWARDSVNARMKIVLATDIDEALDLANLYAPEHLCLLTRDPWSLLGKVQRAGGVFVGEASMEALGDYVAGPSHVMPTGGTARFTSPVNVRDFQNIISVVGVNEETLRRIGPAAARLARAEGLEAHARAVESRLGGKEQEGG; encoded by the coding sequence ATGCAAGTGCTTCAAGGCCCAGACGCCCGCGCTGCCCTGACCCGCAACTTCGACCAGACCCCGGTGCCCGACGCCGTGCTGGCACGTATCGAGCAGACCTTTGGCGAACCCCTGACGCCCACCCAGGTCGTCGAGCGCATCCTGGCCGACGTGCGCGCCAGGGGAGACGACGCCCTGCGCGACTGGACGGCACAACTCGACGGCACCCGCCCCGAAACCCTGGAAGTTACGGCCGAGGAAATCCAGGCCGCGCAGATCGAGCCGGCGTTGCATGAGGCGGTGAACCTCGCCATCCGGCGCGTGCGGGCCTTCTACCAGCAGCAGCCTGCCCACGGCTTTCTGAACCACGGCCCGGACGGCGCCCTGGGCCAACTCGTGCGGCCCATCGGGCGGGTGGGGGTGTATGTGCCGGGCGGCCTCGCGCCCCTGATCTCGACCCTTATTCACACCGGCGTTCCCGCACAGGTGGCGGGCGTGCCCGAAATAATCGTTACCACGCCGCCCGGAAAAGACGGCAGCGTTCACCCCGCCATCCTGGTGGCCGCGCGGGAAATGGGCATTACACGCATCTTCAAGGTCGGCGGGGCGCAGGCGGTCGGTGCTATGGCCTACGGCACGGCCAGCATTCCCAGCGTGGATAAGATCGCCGGGCCTGGCAACCTGTTCGTGGTCATCGCCAAACGCCTGGTGTACGGCCAGACCGGCATCGAGAGCCTGCCTGGCCCCACCGAGACGCTGGTTGTGGCCGACGACACGGCCGACGCCCGCCACGTCGCCGCCGACCTGCTGGCCCAGGCCGAACACAACGGCGCAGAACCCGTGCTGGTCAGCACCAGCCGCGAGAAACTGCTGGAAGTCCAGGCAGAACTGGGCCAGCAACTCGAGAACCTCCCCGAACCCAACCGCAGCTGGGCACGCGACAGCGTGAATGCCCGCATGAAAATTGTCCTGGCCACCGATATCGACGAGGCCCTCGACCTCGCCAATCTGTATGCCCCCGAGCACCTGTGCCTGCTCACCCGCGACCCCTGGAGCCTGCTGGGCAAAGTTCAGCGCGCGGGCGGCGTCTTCGTCGGCGAAGCCAGCATGGAAGCCCTGGGCGATTACGTCGCCGGCCCCAGCCACGTCATGCCCACCGGAGGCACCGCCCGCTTCACCAGCCCCGTCAACGTCCGCGACTTCCAGAACATCATCAGTGTGGTCGGTGTGAACGAGGAAACCCTGCGGCGTATTGGCCCGGCGGCGGCGCGGCTGGCGCGTGCCGAGGGCCTCGAGGCGCACGCCAGGGCGGTAGAAAGCCGGTTGGGAGGAAAGGAACAGGAAGGAGGCTAA
- a CDS encoding M-like protein produces MEGKPIKTEEEVSNVDLQFMGNNDEKRDLNTTVRMESQAAKVAADPEQKGMDKQDVAVAQSMDASDPPSTNMGDTEKTEE; encoded by the coding sequence ATGGAAGGCAAACCCATCAAGACCGAAGAGGAAGTCAGCAACGTCGACCTGCAGTTCATGGGCAACAACGACGAGAAACGCGACCTGAACACCACCGTGCGCATGGAAAGCCAGGCCGCCAAGGTGGCCGCCGACCCCGAGCAAAAGGGAATGGACAAGCAGGACGTGGCCGTCGCGCAGAGCATGGATGCCAGCGATCCCCCCAGCACCAACATGGGCGACACCGAGAAAACCGAGGAATAA
- a CDS encoding RluA family pseudouridine synthase: MSDLLTLTATPGRLDAVLAELSGVSRSQVAGWIEAGAVRVDGREVTKPSAKLRGGEVLRVTPPPVPDATVEPEDIPLDVIFEDEQLIAVNKPPGMVTHPAPGVHAGTLVNALLGRVKLPEQEGFDSAEGFRPGIVHRLDKDTSGVIVVAKTVAAHARLAAAFKERETQKTYLAIAAGTWKAERPAQVDAPIGRHPAARQRMTVGGVLAREAQTLLTPLAAHPDGHGRTLALVQAQPRTGRTHQIRVHLAHLGSPILGDTVYGRESALIGRQALHALKLVIPHPVTGQPLTLEATPPDDLLTAWVACGGQVPELLTR; the protein is encoded by the coding sequence GTGAGTGATCTGCTGACCCTGACCGCGACCCCCGGACGCCTGGATGCCGTGCTGGCCGAATTGTCGGGCGTAAGCCGCTCGCAGGTGGCGGGCTGGATCGAGGCGGGGGCGGTGCGGGTGGACGGGCGTGAAGTGACCAAGCCCAGCGCGAAACTCAGGGGCGGCGAGGTGCTGCGCGTGACGCCGCCGCCTGTGCCGGACGCCACCGTTGAGCCGGAAGACATCCCGCTGGACGTTATTTTCGAGGATGAGCAGCTGATCGCCGTGAACAAGCCGCCCGGAATGGTGACCCACCCGGCCCCTGGGGTGCATGCAGGCACGCTGGTGAACGCCCTGCTGGGCCGCGTGAAGTTGCCGGAGCAGGAGGGTTTCGACAGCGCCGAGGGCTTCCGGCCCGGCATCGTGCACCGGCTGGACAAGGACACCAGCGGCGTGATCGTGGTCGCCAAGACGGTGGCGGCGCATGCGCGGCTGGCCGCCGCCTTCAAGGAGCGGGAAACGCAGAAAACTTATCTGGCGATTGCGGCGGGCACCTGGAAGGCCGAGCGCCCGGCGCAGGTAGATGCCCCGATTGGCCGTCACCCCGCCGCGCGCCAGCGCATGACCGTGGGGGGCGTGCTGGCGCGCGAGGCCCAGACACTGTTGACTCCGCTTGCAGCGCACCCGGACGGGCATGGACGAACGCTGGCGCTGGTACAGGCCCAACCCAGGACAGGCCGCACGCACCAGATCCGGGTTCACCTGGCACACCTGGGCAGCCCCATCCTGGGCGATACGGTGTACGGGCGCGAAAGTGCCCTGATCGGGCGTCAGGCCCTGCACGCCCTGAAACTGGTGATTCCGCACCCGGTCACTGGACAGCCGTTGACGCTTGAGGCCACGCCGCCAGACGACCTGCTCACGGCCTGGGTGGCGTGCGGGGGGCAGGTTCCAGAACTCTTGACCCGCTGA
- a CDS encoding DUF58 domain-containing protein has translation MTALWWLVLLGVVTAAVWAAYRRPPQVSLTRSVPPAGFTGGRVPLHVTLRLRSHLPMRVVWEDELPLSLIPEAPLAGKLLLLGDRSSELSTNLTLKKRGVYSWPGATVRWADPLGLFWRSLKVSPDTRLEVYPGTHGLTLPDLLRPLLSEGTLTRSLGLEDAISLRGAREYVYGDPPGRVHWKLSARTDTLMVRELERMAASSLTVFVDVFGNSDVYVESAVRLAASLIREAGELELPVAVATTGQQSPTGRGEASLHAALQVLARIQPNTLPPVIPPTRAGGNLIIITGRAGADLIRQAMYARAQASRVSIIALPEGFYLEPGENPRRQWGGLPDAVRELERMSGVLAGSGILVYVLRGNQSVLQIAP, from the coding sequence GTGACGGCCCTGTGGTGGCTGGTGTTGCTGGGCGTGGTGACGGCGGCGGTGTGGGCCGCCTACCGCCGCCCGCCACAGGTCAGCCTGACCCGTTCAGTGCCGCCGGCCGGGTTCACGGGCGGGCGCGTTCCCCTGCACGTGACTCTGCGCCTGCGCAGCCACCTGCCCATGCGCGTGGTGTGGGAAGACGAGCTGCCCCTCTCGCTGATTCCAGAAGCGCCCCTGGCAGGAAAACTGCTGCTGCTGGGCGACAGGAGCAGTGAACTCTCGACGAACCTGACCCTGAAAAAACGCGGGGTGTACTCCTGGCCCGGGGCCACCGTTCGCTGGGCCGACCCGCTGGGCCTGTTCTGGCGCAGCCTGAAGGTCAGCCCCGACACCCGGCTGGAGGTGTACCCCGGCACGCACGGCCTGACATTGCCCGACCTGCTGCGACCCCTGCTCAGCGAAGGGACGCTGACGCGCTCGCTGGGCCTGGAGGACGCCATCAGCCTGCGCGGGGCCAGGGAGTACGTGTACGGCGACCCGCCGGGGCGCGTGCACTGGAAGCTGTCGGCCCGCACCGACACCCTGATGGTGCGGGAACTGGAGCGCATGGCGGCCAGCAGCCTCACGGTGTTCGTGGACGTGTTCGGCAATTCGGACGTGTACGTGGAAAGTGCCGTGCGCCTGGCCGCCAGCCTGATCCGCGAGGCCGGGGAACTGGAGTTGCCCGTGGCGGTCGCTACCACGGGGCAGCAGTCCCCGACGGGCCGGGGCGAGGCCAGTCTGCACGCCGCGCTGCAAGTGCTGGCCCGCATCCAGCCCAATACCCTGCCCCCGGTCATTCCGCCCACCCGCGCCGGCGGCAACCTGATCATCATCACGGGCCGCGCCGGGGCCGACCTGATCAGGCAGGCCATGTACGCCCGCGCCCAGGCCAGCCGCGTCAGCATCATCGCTCTGCCGGAAGGGTTTTACCTGGAACCCGGCGAGAACCCCCGGCGGCAGTGGGGGGGCCTGCCCGACGCCGTGCGCGAACTCGAACGCATGAGCGGCGTGCTGGCCGGCAGCGGCATCCTGGTGTATGTGCTGCGTGGCAACCAGAGTGTCCTGCAAATCGCCCCCTGA
- the thrS gene encoding threonine--tRNA ligase: MHVILPDGKQLELQPGATALDAARAIGPRLAQDALAATANGELVDLMTPLPDGANITLITKKNPADAAPLFRHSLGHVMSMAVGEFYKAKGYGPDAIKRGVGPYIENGWYQDFDLPEPLREEDLPEIEKIMRDIIGRGLDFSRREVSKADALAQFPHDPYKAELIEGIPGGEAVTLYGQGDYVDLCAGPHFPSTGRLPQSFKLMSTSGAYWRGNEKNPILQRVYGVAFATQKELDEYLHLLEEAKRRDHRRIGKEMELFFNSEVVGPGLPLWLPGGATIRRELERYIVDKELADGYQHVYTPVLAKSELYKISGHWAHYQEDMFPVMKLDDQEELVLRPMNCPHHIQVYAYKPHSYRELPIKIAEMGMMHRYEQSGQLTGLSRVRAMTLNDAHIFCRPDQIQREFKAVVKLIQDAYEVLGFKNYSYRLSLRDPGDAEKYFQDDEMWNHAEAELRQALKDMNLEFYESPGDAAFYGPKLDVQVRSALGKDETISTVQLDFLLPQKFDLEYVAEDGSRQRPVMIHRGVISTAERMTAFLIEQYAGNFPLWLAPRQVMIIPIADRHNDYAWELRDELHRTGLRAEVDDSSNRMQAKVRTAEISRIPVMLIVGDKEQEAREVATRERTPEGHKERKGVKFDDLKAELLERYRSRR, encoded by the coding sequence ATGCACGTGATTCTTCCCGACGGTAAACAACTCGAACTTCAGCCGGGCGCGACGGCCCTGGACGCCGCCAGAGCCATCGGGCCGCGCCTGGCGCAAGATGCCCTGGCCGCCACGGCGAACGGCGAACTGGTGGACCTGATGACCCCGCTGCCAGACGGCGCGAACATCACCCTGATCACGAAGAAGAACCCGGCGGACGCTGCGCCGCTGTTCCGGCACTCGCTGGGGCATGTGATGAGCATGGCGGTGGGCGAATTCTATAAGGCCAAAGGGTATGGCCCGGACGCCATCAAGCGAGGGGTGGGGCCGTACATTGAGAACGGCTGGTACCAGGACTTCGACCTGCCCGAGCCGCTGCGTGAGGAAGACCTGCCGGAGATCGAGAAGATCATGCGCGACATCATCGGGCGCGGGCTGGATTTCAGCCGCCGTGAGGTCAGCAAGGCCGACGCGCTGGCGCAGTTTCCGCACGACCCGTACAAGGCCGAGCTGATCGAGGGCATCCCGGGGGGCGAGGCCGTGACCCTGTACGGGCAGGGCGATTACGTCGACCTGTGCGCCGGGCCGCACTTTCCCAGCACCGGCAGACTGCCCCAGAGCTTCAAGCTGATGAGCACCAGCGGCGCGTACTGGCGCGGCAACGAGAAGAATCCCATCCTGCAACGCGTGTACGGCGTGGCCTTCGCCACCCAGAAGGAGCTGGACGAGTACCTGCACCTGCTGGAGGAAGCCAAGCGCCGCGACCACCGCCGCATCGGCAAGGAGATGGAGCTGTTCTTCAACAGCGAGGTGGTCGGGCCGGGGCTGCCGCTGTGGCTGCCGGGCGGCGCCACGATTCGCCGCGAACTGGAGCGCTACATCGTGGACAAGGAGCTGGCTGACGGCTACCAGCACGTGTACACGCCGGTGCTGGCCAAGTCCGAACTGTACAAGATCAGCGGTCACTGGGCTCACTACCAGGAGGACATGTTCCCGGTCATGAAGCTGGACGACCAGGAAGAACTGGTGCTGCGGCCCATGAACTGCCCGCACCACATCCAGGTGTACGCCTACAAGCCGCACTCCTACCGCGAACTGCCCATCAAGATCGCGGAGATGGGCATGATGCACCGTTACGAGCAGAGCGGGCAGCTCACGGGGCTTTCGCGCGTGCGGGCCATGACGCTGAACGACGCGCACATCTTCTGCCGCCCGGACCAGATTCAGCGCGAGTTCAAGGCCGTGGTCAAGCTGATTCAGGACGCCTACGAGGTGCTGGGTTTCAAGAACTACAGCTACCGCCTCTCGCTGCGCGACCCCGGTGATGCCGAGAAGTACTTTCAGGACGACGAGATGTGGAACCACGCCGAGGCAGAACTGCGCCAGGCCCTGAAGGACATGAACCTGGAATTCTACGAGTCGCCGGGTGACGCGGCCTTCTACGGCCCGAAACTGGACGTGCAGGTGCGCAGCGCGCTGGGCAAGGACGAGACCATCAGCACGGTGCAACTGGACTTCCTGCTCCCGCAGAAGTTCGACCTGGAATACGTGGCTGAGGACGGCAGCCGCCAGCGCCCGGTGATGATTCACCGCGGCGTGATCTCCACGGCCGAGCGCATGACCGCCTTCCTGATCGAGCAGTACGCTGGAAATTTCCCGCTGTGGCTGGCCCCGCGCCAGGTCATGATCATTCCGATTGCCGACCGCCACAACGATTACGCCTGGGAACTGCGGGACGAGTTGCACCGAACCGGGCTGCGGGCCGAGGTGGACGATTCGTCGAACCGCATGCAGGCCAAGGTGCGCACCGCCGAGATCAGCCGCATTCCCGTGATGCTCATTGTGGGTGACAAGGAGCAGGAAGCCCGCGAGGTCGCCACCCGCGAGCGCACGCCCGAGGGCCACAAGGAGCGCAAGGGCGTGAAGTTTGACGACCTGAAGGCCGAATTGCTGGAACGTTACCGCAGCCGCCGTTAA